The following are encoded together in the Myxococcus guangdongensis genome:
- a CDS encoding DMT family transporter produces the protein MEQRAVAPVMNRTAGFLIVALSGACFGALGLFGRLAYAAGADVSTLLFLRFTLAGSVLGAVMVALRQPLPRGRLLVSLILLGAVGYVSEAGVYFAALQHAPAGLVALLLYSFPALVALLQVFVFREKLGRIKWVAVVLALCGTALTADLSQGGVTPLGVVLGLLSALLYAGYVVTSARVAGRAGPLVSSTVILMSAGLTFGLATLVKGPSFPTTPLGWGAVVGLSLISTVAAVFLFFLGMARIGPVNTSLVSNMEPLTAVVLSALFLNERLSLRQGFGGVLILTAAVLLARSDVPGQGLKHEDPGTA, from the coding sequence ATGGAGCAGCGTGCCGTCGCTCCCGTCATGAACCGCACCGCTGGTTTCCTCATCGTGGCCCTGTCCGGTGCGTGCTTCGGCGCGCTCGGGCTCTTCGGGCGTCTGGCCTATGCGGCGGGCGCGGACGTCTCCACGTTGTTGTTCCTGCGCTTCACGCTGGCGGGCTCGGTGCTCGGCGCGGTGATGGTGGCCCTGCGTCAGCCGCTGCCCCGAGGGCGCCTCCTGGTGTCGCTCATCCTGCTGGGCGCGGTGGGCTACGTGAGCGAGGCGGGCGTGTACTTCGCCGCGCTCCAGCACGCCCCCGCGGGGCTGGTGGCGCTGCTCCTGTACTCATTCCCGGCGCTGGTGGCGCTGCTCCAGGTGTTCGTCTTCCGCGAGAAGCTGGGGCGCATCAAGTGGGTGGCGGTGGTGCTGGCCCTGTGTGGCACGGCGCTCACGGCGGACCTGAGCCAGGGTGGGGTGACGCCGCTGGGAGTCGTGTTGGGGCTCTTGTCCGCGCTGCTCTACGCGGGGTACGTCGTCACCAGCGCGCGCGTGGCGGGCCGCGCGGGGCCGCTCGTCTCCAGCACCGTCATCCTGATGTCCGCGGGGCTCACCTTCGGACTGGCGACGCTGGTGAAGGGGCCGTCCTTCCCCACGACGCCGCTGGGCTGGGGCGCGGTGGTGGGCCTGTCGCTCATCTCCACCGTGGCCGCCGTATTCCTCTTCTTCCTGGGCATGGCGCGCATCGGCCCGGTGAACACGTCGCTGGTGTCCAACATGGAGCCGCTGACGGCGGTGGTGCTGAGCGCGCTCTTCCTGAACGAGCGGCTCAGCCTGCGCCAGGGATTCGGCGGGGTGCTCATCCTCACGGCCGCCGTGCTGCTCGCGCGCTCGGATGTGCCGGGCCAGGGCCTGAAGCACGAGGACCCGGGGACCGCGTGA
- a CDS encoding rhodanese-like domain-containing protein, with the protein MTPQELSQKARQLVADGAVLLDVRTPQEFQQGHPEAARNIPVQELPQRVKEVGPPGTPVVVYCAAGGRSAVATQILRANGFPDVFDLRSVNNW; encoded by the coding sequence ATGACGCCCCAGGAACTGTCACAGAAGGCCCGGCAGCTCGTCGCCGATGGCGCGGTGCTGTTGGACGTGCGCACCCCTCAGGAGTTCCAGCAGGGACACCCCGAGGCCGCTCGCAACATCCCCGTGCAGGAGCTGCCCCAGCGCGTCAAGGAGGTCGGCCCGCCCGGCACTCCCGTGGTGGTGTACTGCGCCGCTGGCGGACGCAGCGCGGTGGCCACACAAATTTTGCGCGCCAATGGTTTTCCGGACGTCTTCGACCTGCGCTCGGTGAACAACTGGTGA